Genomic window (Rossellomorea aquimaris):
CGAGCTTGAACATACCATTAAAGATGTAGATCCCAACGCATTTACCAATATCGTGCAAACGACCGGGATATTCGGATTTTTTAGAAAAGATTAGATTCTTTAAATTGACAAATACTAGAGGTGAACTTGAATAGAAAGGGGTATCACCTTGAAGGCATTTGTTTATATACTTATTAGTTCTTTCATGCTCTTTAGTGTACCTTCTCCGATGAAAGCAGAGAAGGCACCTCTGATCTTTTCTGTGAAATCTATTCCAGGAGAAGAAGGATCTCAAATCAGGCTCGTTCTTTATAATAATAGTGAAGGTGATAAAAAGATCACCTTCCATACGAGTAAGATGTTTGACTTTACAATCAAAAACAAAGCAGGCCAAGTGGTCTATCGGTACAGTCAGGGGAAATCATTCCTCCAGGCGTTTCAAACCCTTACGTTGAAAAAGGGTGAAACGAAGATTTGGAAAGAAACATGGGATTACAAGCAGCAAGGAAAGCGTGTCCCAAAAGGGCATTATACGATCGAAGCACAGCTGATGGGAGAGGATATGAGTGGATTTGATCGTCCTTTGCGAGCTGAGGATTCATTCTCGGTTCCGGATGAAAATCCGTCATTTAGGGGAGTAAAGGTGCGTGAGGTGAAAGGGCGTGTTTCCATCACAGGGCAAGCACGTGTTTCAGATGGCAGCTTTTATTATGCGGTGGAGGACGGACATAGAGTGCTTCTAAGAGAAACCTTTTTCAAGGTAAATAAAGAAGCGCCAAACTGGACTGGTTTTTCCATCATACTTCCGGAGCTATCAGGTAGTGCTGAGAAGGTTTTTGTAAGTCTTTATGAGCGGGATAAAGGGGATGGGAAGATTCTTCACAGATATGTCATCTCCATTCCGTGAAAAAACAAGGGTTGTCCAAAATGGACAACCCTTGTTTTTTCTTTATGACAGGCGGTTTAACTCATCTTGAAGAGCATGAAGTTGCTTTTGTTCTTCGACATTTGAGTTAGCGTAAGCAGATGACAACGCGTTTTTCGCTTTATCAATGGACATTTGAGCGTTTTGTCCCGTACTGCATGCTTGTTGGGCAGAATGAACCGCGTTACGGGCCTGTTGGAATAATGGATTACTCATTACTCCATTCCCCCTGTCCCTTCGCCATGTGATGCAAGCTTTTTAGCCTCTGCTTCAGCATACGTCAGATGGTACGGAATACGTTCATCATGTTTTGTTACAGCGATTTTACCTTGTTGTACAAATCGTTTAGATTTATTTCTACCCATCACTACCACCCCTTTTGCAAGTTGGAACGCATGATGCGCTCCTTTTTAGTATGGCTCAATTGGTGATGAAATACAGTAAGAAGATATACCCACAGCTTCCAAAAACGTTCTGGTTTAGAGATCAAATCGTTTTTGCAGGTAGCGGCCGATTCCGTCTTCTTCATTCGAAAGTGTAAATTCATTGGCAATGTCTTTAAGGGGATCAATGGCATTCCCCATGGCAACTCCAGTGCCTGCATATTCAAGCATTTCAAGATCATTATCTTCATCTCCGAATGCAATGATCCGTTCTTGCGGAATATTTAAAGATGAAGCAACTCGTTCAATTCCGACAGCTTTATTCAATCCTGATTTAACGATTTCGATGATGTGCCACGGTGCAGCCCAGCGGCGATGGTCAATCAATTCTGCATGAACATCATCCAGGTGTGCACGAATTTCCGGAACATCTTCTTCTTCAGCGTGAATGAGCATGGAAGTAGGATGATCAGAAAGTACATTTCGAATGTCTCCTGTTGAAATCGCAGGATTACCCATCATGAATACATCTATGATCTTTTCATCATGGTAGTGCAGATATACATCATCCATCACTTCGGCAACAATGTTGCGGAATTTAAAATCGTCACATGCGTCAATGATTTGTTTCGCTACCTTTAAATCCATCGGCTCGTGATACAATCCCCACGAATCATCCATAGGGTGATGCACGAATGCACCGTTGAAATTTACTATGGGAGTAGTTAGCTTTAATTGTTGATAATACAATTCACTCGCACGATATGGTCTGCCTGTGGCAATCATCACTTCATGCCCTTTCATGCGTGCTTTATTTAATATATCGTGAGTTTTTGATGAGATTTTCTTCTCGTCCGTTAATAGTGTTCCGTCTAAATCCAGAACAATCAGATGTTTTTCTTGTGCGTTCATCAATACAAATCCCCAATCTTAATGGTATTAATGCAATTCTAGCGCTAGATATTGAAAGTTGTCCACCGCATCTTCAAATCATTTAAAAATTGTTTACAAACGCTTACGATTTAAATATTATACATACTACCAAATCTAGGATATCATAGTAAAGTGAAATGCATTCAGGAGGGAGAGACCACACATGATCTTAGTTGATAAATCAACCATTCAAACAATCCCGTTTCTGCACCTTGTAAAGGAAGAGGATGCAGATAAGCAAGTCCCGGTATGCTTTTTCATCCACGGGTTTACAAGTGCGAAGGAGCATAATTTACATTACGCCTACTATCTTGCGGAAAAAGGGTTTAGAGTGATTCTTCCCGATTGTTTAGAGCATGGAGAACGGTCGACAGGCAAATCAGAGCATCAATTAGGACAAGTATTCTGGAAAATCGTCTTAAATACGATTCATGAATTATCTATTATTAAAGGTCATTTTGAAGAAAAAGGATTGCTCGCCCGTAATGGTGTCGGAGTTGCAGGGACCTCAATGGGGGGGATCATCACACTTGGTGCGTTGACTCAGTATGATTGGATCTCTTCTGCCGTCTCGCTGATGGGGAATCCTACATATGTGAAGTTTGCTCAAGCTCAGTTAGCCCAAGTTGAATCATTAGGATATGAGCTTCCATTCAGCGAAGAAGAAATAGAAAACATGTTAAATGAACTGGCTCATTATGACTTAAGTCTTCAGCCTGAAAAACTTAGCGGCAGACCATTGATGTTCTGGCACGGAAAACGGGACAAAGTCGTTCCATTCAACCTGACACACGAATTCTACCAGAGCATACTGCCATACTATGAATCCCGGGAAGATAACCTGTTATTTATAGAAGATGATAAAGCAGATCATAAAGTAACGAGAGAAGGCGTGTTAAAGCTTGTGGAGTGGTTCGAAAAACACTTATCGGCCTAACATTTTGTTTTATAAACGTTCTTTTGTTAAGATGAGTAGTGAAAATGGATATGGAACAAGTATAGAGAGCAAAGGAGTGTTAACATGGATCAAGATCTTAAAGATAATTTGATGGGTGCACTGGAACAGGTGGTTGACCCTGAGTTAGGAATAGACATTGTCAATTTAGGTCTGGTATATGATGTGGATCTGGATGAAGAGGGTAAAGCGACGGTCACTATGACACTTACATCAATGGGATGCCCACTGGCTGGTACCATTGTCGATCAAGTGAAAACAGCCCTAAGTGACATCCCTGAAGTGAAGGAAACAGAAGTAGACATCGTCTGGAATCCCCCATGGAGCAAAGACAACATGTCACGCTATGCAAAGATTGCATTGGGGATTAGGTAACACGAAAAGCGGAGGCGGCTTGGTCAGACCCGACAAGCATAAGGCGAGCCTGCCGGAAAGGCGTTTTTTGCCTTTTTGGCAGGCTTGACTTATGACCTCGAGGGTCTAGCCGCCGGAGCTGGACAAGAAGAAAAGCGGAGGCGGCTTGGTCAGACCCGACAAGCATAAGGCGAGCCTGCCGGAAAGGCGTTTTTTGCCTTTTTGGCAGGCTTGACTTATGACCTCGAGGGTCTAGCCGCCGGAGCTGGACAAGAAGAAAAGCGGAGGCGGCTGGTCAGGCCCGACAAGCACAATAGGAAAATCCCAAAAGGCGTTCTTTGCCTTATGGGATTTTTTTGTGAGAGTAGGGATTTCCGTTCGTATAGGAAAGTAGAAAATCGAAGGCAAAATTTGTCGTGTTTGGAGAACGGTCGGTATATTAAAAAAACGGTCGATAAAATAAAAAATCCTTATTCCCGACACAACCCACAAAACCCCTCAAAACAAAAAAAGCCGAAAACACAGTATCCAATACTGCATTCCCAGCTTTTTCATCAATCAATCCGACATATCGAAACCGGACAGTTCTCACAATCGATTTCATCTTTGAGAAAATTCAAATCAAGTATCGTGATATATCCTTTTTCCCATATCAGGACATTGTCTTTCTTCAATTCACTCAGCAACCGATTTACGACTTCCCTTGAGGAACCACAGAAATTGGCCAGCTCCTGATTGGTTAACGGAAAATCAATCAATATGCCATTTTCAACGGTTTTTCCATAGCTGTTGCACATACGGATCAGTGTAGAATAGAGTGCACCTTTTTTTCCATGAAGAACGAGGTCACGAAACTTCGTTTGATTTTGCTGATTTTGTATTTGAATCCATTTTAACCATTGGATGGTGAGGCTGTTATCACCCGAAAGCTTTTCTTCAAAGACTTCTTTGGGTAGTACATAAGTCTCCGTATTCTCAAGGATCTTTGCACTGAGCATATAGTAAGCTTCATTCGTAAATAACGTTAACTCCCCGATCACATCGTCGCTTGAACAGATGCGTAAAGACAACTCCCGGCCATCAGGAATCACTTTGCTGATCTGAACTCGACCGCTTTTGATTAAGTATAACTCGTGAGCAGGTTTCCC
Coding sequences:
- a CDS encoding BsuPI-related putative proteinase inhibitor → MKAFVYILISSFMLFSVPSPMKAEKAPLIFSVKSIPGEEGSQIRLVLYNNSEGDKKITFHTSKMFDFTIKNKAGQVVYRYSQGKSFLQAFQTLTLKKGETKIWKETWDYKQQGKRVPKGHYTIEAQLMGEDMSGFDRPLRAEDSFSVPDENPSFRGVKVREVKGRVSITGQARVSDGSFYYAVEDGHRVLLRETFFKVNKEAPNWTGFSIILPELSGSAEKVFVSLYERDKGDGKILHRYVISIP
- a CDS encoding DUF3813 domain-containing protein; translated protein: MSNPLFQQARNAVHSAQQACSTGQNAQMSIDKAKNALSSAYANSNVEEQKQLHALQDELNRLS
- a CDS encoding Cof-type HAD-IIB family hydrolase, whose amino-acid sequence is MNAQEKHLIVLDLDGTLLTDEKKISSKTHDILNKARMKGHEVMIATGRPYRASELYYQQLKLTTPIVNFNGAFVHHPMDDSWGLYHEPMDLKVAKQIIDACDDFKFRNIVAEVMDDVYLHYHDEKIIDVFMMGNPAISTGDIRNVLSDHPTSMLIHAEEEDVPEIRAHLDDVHAELIDHRRWAAPWHIIEIVKSGLNKAVGIERVASSLNIPQERIIAFGDEDNDLEMLEYAGTGVAMGNAIDPLKDIANEFTLSNEEDGIGRYLQKRFDL
- a CDS encoding prolyl oligopeptidase family serine peptidase, with the translated sequence MILVDKSTIQTIPFLHLVKEEDADKQVPVCFFIHGFTSAKEHNLHYAYYLAEKGFRVILPDCLEHGERSTGKSEHQLGQVFWKIVLNTIHELSIIKGHFEEKGLLARNGVGVAGTSMGGIITLGALTQYDWISSAVSLMGNPTYVKFAQAQLAQVESLGYELPFSEEEIENMLNELAHYDLSLQPEKLSGRPLMFWHGKRDKVVPFNLTHEFYQSILPYYESREDNLLFIEDDKADHKVTREGVLKLVEWFEKHLSA
- a CDS encoding metal-sulfur cluster assembly factor, which gives rise to MDQDLKDNLMGALEQVVDPELGIDIVNLGLVYDVDLDEEGKATVTMTLTSMGCPLAGTIVDQVKTALSDIPEVKETEVDIVWNPPWSKDNMSRYAKIALGIR
- a CDS encoding Crp/Fnr family transcriptional regulator, with amino-acid sequence MSELTEVPSGIKQLFFEKKTLKTVKKGTFLFQEGKPAHELYLIKSGRVQISKVIPDGRELSLRICSSDDVIGELTLFTNEAYYMLSAKILENTETYVLPKEVFEEKLSGDNSLTIQWLKWIQIQNQQNQTKFRDLVLHGKKGALYSTLIRMCNSYGKTVENGILIDFPLTNQELANFCGSSREVVNRLLSELKKDNVLIWEKGYITILDLNFLKDEIDCENCPVSICRID